In Candidatus Omnitrophota bacterium, one genomic interval encodes:
- a CDS encoding ribulose-phosphate 3-epimerase, producing the protein MRIVPAVLTDKPDELKRMIAQAEGFCDLVQIDIMDGRFVPSKSISAADLAKIKTGLKLEVHLMVEEPGKYLEPFKRAGAKRIVFHYESKEDPSSVIQKIRALGLEAGIAINPGTPVSKVEGYFKDIDVLLFLSVNPGFYGSKFIPEVCDKACALMGRNGRPVIAMDGGLKMDNILMIKEAGVDLACVGSGIFGKGDPKENYKNLAETVR; encoded by the coding sequence ATGAGGATAGTGCCGGCAGTGCTTACGGACAAGCCCGACGAACTGAAAAGGATGATCGCCCAGGCCGAAGGTTTCTGCGACCTGGTACAGATAGATATAATGGACGGGAGATTCGTCCCGTCTAAAAGCATATCGGCCGCGGACCTGGCGAAGATCAAGACGGGATTAAAGCTTGAAGTCCACCTTATGGTGGAAGAGCCGGGCAAATATCTGGAACCGTTCAAAAGGGCCGGGGCAAAAAGGATAGTCTTCCACTATGAATCCAAAGAGGACCCTTCCTCGGTCATCCAGAAGATACGCGCGCTGGGGCTGGAAGCGGGTATCGCGATAAATCCGGGGACGCCCGTATCGAAAGTCGAAGGATATTTCAAAGATATAGACGTCCTGCTTTTTCTTTCCGTAAATCCGGGTTTCTACGGCAGCAAATTCATCCCGGAGGTCTGCGATAAGGCGTGCGCGTTAATGGGTCGCAACGGCAGGCCGGTCATCGCGATGGACGGGGGATTGAAAATGGACAATATCCTGATGATAAAGGAGGCCGGTGTCGATCTCGCCTGCGTCGGGAGCGGCATATTCGGCAAAGGAGACCCGAAGGAAAATTACAAAAACCTGGCCGAAACGGTAAGGTAA
- the mgtE gene encoding magnesium transporter, protein MVTRRAKGETVGSIMKNEFLAVSDESTIEETIKHFRTVSLEKVSKPSYIYVVDPRGHLVGVVQMRDLLSHSPGVHVRDIMLKNVIKVHAEMDQEEVVRYFIRHKFLALPVVNNEQKLVGIITADEMVDIAELEAEDDIAKIVGTGVDEITSRSIPRIVRLRLPWLAISIMSGLACAFILGWFERDMKSVIALALFIPIVLGLSESIGMQSSTIVVRNMALGRASFKDVRWLLQKEMLVGVIVGLVCGVLVGGAATLWQANANLGAVLFVSMSMSIILSGVIGSCLPFLFKFFRIDPALSSGPIVLATCDIITLLIYFRVSGFFLSSH, encoded by the coding sequence ATGGTTACCAGAAGGGCAAAAGGCGAGACCGTAGGCTCCATAATGAAGAACGAGTTCCTGGCGGTCTCCGACGAATCCACGATAGAAGAGACTATAAAGCACTTCCGCACCGTCTCGCTTGAGAAGGTGTCAAAGCCTTCCTATATATATGTGGTGGATCCCCGCGGCCATCTTGTAGGAGTAGTACAGATGCGCGACCTTTTGAGCCACTCGCCGGGCGTCCACGTAAGGGATATAATGCTAAAGAACGTGATAAAGGTGCACGCGGAGATGGACCAGGAAGAGGTGGTAAGGTACTTCATAAGGCACAAGTTCCTCGCGCTGCCCGTAGTCAACAACGAACAGAAGCTCGTCGGGATAATAACGGCCGATGAGATGGTCGATATAGCCGAACTCGAGGCCGAGGACGACATCGCAAAGATAGTCGGAACCGGCGTCGACGAAATAACCTCAAGGTCCATACCGCGCATAGTCAGGCTGAGGCTGCCGTGGCTCGCGATAAGCATAATGAGCGGGCTCGCGTGCGCGTTCATACTCGGGTGGTTCGAGCGCGACATGAAGTCGGTCATAGCGCTGGCGCTTTTTATCCCCATAGTGCTCGGACTTTCGGAGAGCATAGGAATGCAGTCGTCGACGATAGTAGTAAGGAATATGGCCCTCGGCCGGGCGTCTTTCAAAGACGTCAGGTGGCTGCTCCAGAAGGAGATGCTCGTCGGCGTCATCGTCGGGCTTGTATGCGGGGTGCTTGTGGGAGGGGCCGCCACGCTTTGGCAGGCCAATGCGAACCTGGGCGCTGTACTCTTCGTTTCTATGTCGATGTCGATAATACTCTCGGGCGTCATCGGTTCCTGCCTGCCGTTCCTGTTCAAGTTCTTCAGGATAGACCCGGCGCTGTCCTCCGGGCCGATAGTCCTGGCCACGTGCGATATAATAACCCTTCTTATATATTTCAGGGTTTCCGGGTTTTTTCTGTCTAGCCATTAA
- the queF gene encoding preQ(1) synthase, which yields MKKGYTSEHAGKGLKDSLPPIEAFPNFHKDYEIKIEIPEFTSVCPKTGLPDFGTVTIRYMPGRSCIELKSLKYYIIGFRNMGIFYENAVNRILKDVVSSCKPKWCIVTGEFNVRGGMKTTVTARYRIK from the coding sequence ATGAAAAAAGGGTATACTTCCGAACATGCCGGCAAAGGCTTGAAAGACAGCCTGCCACCCATAGAGGCTTTTCCGAACTTTCATAAGGATTACGAGATAAAGATCGAGATACCCGAATTCACCTCTGTCTGCCCGAAGACCGGGCTTCCGGATTTCGGGACTGTAACGATAAGATATATGCCCGGCAGGTCGTGTATCGAGCTGAAGTCGCTGAAATATTACATCATCGGTTTCAGGAATATGGGAATATTCTACGAGAACGCGGTGAACAGGATACTTAAAGACGTAGTCTCCTCGTGCAAGCCGAAATGGTGTATTGTGACCGGAGAATTTAACGTCCGCGGCGGGATGAAGACGACCGTGACCGCGAGATACAGGATCAAATAA
- a CDS encoding cob(I)yrinic acid a,c-diamide adenosyltransferase: MRITTRSGDGGKTRLCGGKAVSKCDLRIKAQGAIDELISFLGLAKVKVKEPLVKKKIGLIQRDLFRIAGCISAGGRKASVFSIKDCDIKMLEGFGDMMEGRGPVPSAFVVPGVNEPSAVLHVARAVARRAECCIVELSGRSKVDRCILAYLNRLSDLLFILAINEEGRPERI, translated from the coding sequence ATGCGCATCACGACAAGGTCAGGCGACGGAGGAAAGACGCGGCTCTGCGGCGGCAAAGCCGTATCTAAGTGCGACCTCAGGATAAAGGCCCAGGGCGCAATAGACGAACTGATATCATTCCTCGGCCTCGCGAAGGTGAAGGTAAAAGAACCCCTTGTAAAAAAGAAGATAGGCCTCATACAGAGAGACCTCTTCAGGATCGCTGGTTGCATTTCCGCCGGCGGGAGGAAGGCTTCAGTTTTCTCTATAAAGGATTGCGACATAAAAATGCTTGAAGGGTTTGGCGACATGATGGAAGGCCGCGGACCCGTTCCTTCGGCGTTCGTCGTCCCCGGCGTCAATGAACCTTCGGCGGTCCTGCATGTTGCCAGGGCCGTTGCGCGCAGGGCCGAGTGCTGCATCGTCGAATTGAGCGGCAGGTCCAAAGTAGACCGCTGTATATTGGCTTACCTTAACAGGCTGTCGGACCTTTTATTCATACTTGCCATCAATGAGGAAGGGCGCCCGGAACGGATTTAA